A genomic window from Flavobacterium sp. I3-2 includes:
- the ybeY gene encoding rRNA maturation RNase YbeY yields the protein MITFNYETDFELKNESDYEAWIEAIIESEDYTEGEVNYIFCDDEYLHKINVEYLDHDTLTDIISFDYTIGNLISGDIFISIERVKENAKEYEVSFEKELLRVMSHGILHYCGYKDKSEDDSNLMRQKENEKMGMFHVEQ from the coding sequence ATGATCACTTTTAATTACGAAACTGACTTTGAGTTAAAAAATGAATCAGATTATGAAGCTTGGATTGAAGCGATTATTGAATCTGAAGATTATACTGAAGGTGAGGTTAATTATATTTTTTGTGATGACGAATATTTACACAAAATCAATGTGGAATATTTAGATCACGATACTCTAACAGATATCATTAGTTTTGATTATACTATTGGAAATTTAATTTCTGGTGATATTTTTATATCAATTGAACGTGTAAAAGAGAATGCCAAAGAATACGAGGTATCTTTCGAAAAGGAACTACTTCGCGTAATGTCTCATGGTATTTTACACTACTGTGGTTACAAAGATAAGTCAGAAGATGATTCTAATCTTATGCGACAAAAGGAAAACGAAAAAATGGGAATGTTCCACGTGGAACAATAA
- a CDS encoding NAD(P)/FAD-dependent oxidoreductase, translating to MTTEFVEVLIIGAGPSGAVASSYLHNQGVKVKVVEKTNFPRIVVGESLIPRVMDHFNEAGLFDHLDKQGFEKKKGARFIRGKEICVFDFSNKYGEGWDWTWQIPRADFDFEITQEMKRKGVDLEFETEVISVSFEGKESTTVVKDKNGNLKQIKAKFLIDASGYGRVLPRLLDLDEPSKLNPHSAIFSHVKDVNRPEGEEGTLISFDILETQVWLWVIPFSNGNTSVGIVGPTEFINGLSENQDTKEALENAIQLSDYYIKRFGNVPFIFEPKKLTNYSAAVKNLYGDGFALTGNSSEFLDPVFSSGVCFATESGMLAAKLAEREIKGEIVDWETEYADYMKYGIAVFTTYVREWYTGNLQELFYHQPENPDVKQKICSVLAGYVWDKTNPFVAKHDNLIKNMAHLIKMEREAKENL from the coding sequence ATGACAACAGAATTTGTAGAAGTTTTAATTATTGGAGCAGGACCTTCTGGTGCCGTTGCTTCTTCTTATCTACATAATCAGGGAGTGAAGGTGAAAGTTGTCGAAAAAACAAATTTTCCTAGAATTGTTGTTGGTGAAAGTTTAATTCCGAGAGTAATGGATCATTTTAATGAAGCCGGATTATTCGATCATTTAGATAAACAAGGTTTTGAAAAGAAAAAAGGTGCTCGATTTATTCGCGGAAAAGAAATCTGTGTTTTTGATTTTAGTAACAAATACGGAGAAGGTTGGGATTGGACTTGGCAAATTCCGCGTGCTGATTTTGATTTTGAAATCACTCAAGAAATGAAACGTAAAGGTGTTGATTTAGAATTTGAAACCGAAGTTATTTCTGTAAGTTTTGAAGGTAAAGAATCAACAACAGTTGTTAAAGATAAAAATGGAAATCTAAAGCAAATCAAAGCTAAATTTTTAATTGATGCAAGTGGTTATGGTCGTGTTTTACCAAGGTTATTAGATTTAGATGAACCATCAAAATTAAATCCGCATTCAGCCATTTTTTCTCATGTAAAAGATGTTAATCGTCCTGAAGGAGAAGAAGGAACATTAATTTCTTTTGATATTTTAGAAACTCAAGTTTGGTTATGGGTTATTCCGTTTTCTAACGGAAATACAAGTGTAGGAATTGTTGGTCCAACTGAGTTTATTAATGGTTTATCTGAAAATCAAGATACAAAAGAAGCCTTAGAAAATGCGATTCAATTATCTGATTATTACATCAAACGTTTTGGAAATGTACCTTTTATTTTTGAACCTAAAAAATTAACTAATTATTCGGCAGCTGTAAAAAATTTATATGGAGATGGATTTGCTTTAACAGGAAATAGTTCTGAATTTTTGGACCCAGTATTTTCGTCAGGAGTTTGTTTTGCAACCGAATCTGGAATGCTTGCTGCGAAATTAGCTGAACGAGAAATTAAAGGTGAAATTGTTGATTGGGAAACTGAATATGCCGATTATATGAAATATGGAATCGCTGTTTTTACAACTTATGTTAGAGAATGGTACACAGGCAATTTACAAGAATTATTTTATCATCAACCTGAAAATCCAGATGTAAAACAAAAAATATGTTCGGTTTTAGCAGGTTACGTTTGGGACAAAACAAATCCGTTTGTAGCTAAACATGATAACTTGATAAAAAATATGGCTCATTTAATTAAAATGGAGCGAGAAGCAAAAGAGAATCTGTAA
- the hutH gene encoding histidine ammonia-lyase: protein MIQLKEYLNLEDFSRIVFSNEPIEINKNVMKRVEESFAFLKEFSSNKVIYGVNTGFGPMAQYRIKESDCLQLQYNLIRSHASGTNQPLNSTHVKAAILARLNTLSLGNSGINSSVILLMKELINRNITPLIFSHGGVGASGDLVQLAHLALILIGEGEVFYKGERKSTKEVFEIEKLEPICVEIREGLGLMNGTSVMTGIGIVNVNQAKTLLNWSVKASCIINEIVQAYDDHLSQTLNETKLHKGQHEIAKQMRNHLQSSKLIRKRADHLYSGTNTEDVFKEKVQEYYSIRCVPQILGPVYDTIENVAMVLENEINSANDNPIIDVKTQQVYHGGNFHGDYISLEMDKLKLVTTKLSMLAERQLNYLLNAKINELLPPFVNLGTLGFNFGMQGVQFTATSTTAENQTLSNSMYVHSIPNNNDNQDIVSMGTNAALICSKVIENAFEVVAIEMITIVQAIDALNFKDEVCTETKNIYNDIRQIVPTFKEDQVMYPIVQKVKDYLMKDVI from the coding sequence ATGATACAACTTAAAGAATATTTAAATTTAGAAGATTTTAGCCGTATTGTTTTTTCAAATGAACCCATTGAAATTAACAAAAATGTAATGAAACGTGTTGAAGAAAGTTTTGCATTTTTAAAAGAATTTTCTTCAAACAAAGTCATTTACGGTGTAAACACAGGTTTTGGTCCTATGGCACAATATAGAATCAAAGAATCAGATTGTTTACAACTTCAATATAATTTAATTCGTTCTCATGCATCAGGAACCAATCAACCATTGAATTCTACTCATGTTAAAGCAGCAATTTTAGCACGTTTAAACACACTTTCGTTAGGAAATTCGGGTATTAATTCTTCGGTTATTTTATTAATGAAAGAACTGATAAACAGAAACATTACACCATTAATTTTTTCACACGGTGGTGTTGGTGCAAGTGGAGATTTAGTTCAATTAGCACATCTGGCTTTAATTTTGATTGGTGAAGGTGAAGTGTTTTATAAAGGCGAAAGAAAATCTACGAAAGAAGTTTTTGAAATTGAAAAATTAGAACCTATTTGCGTTGAAATTCGGGAAGGTTTAGGATTAATGAACGGAACTTCTGTAATGACAGGAATCGGAATTGTTAATGTTAATCAAGCAAAAACATTATTAAATTGGTCGGTTAAAGCTTCGTGCATTATTAATGAAATTGTTCAAGCTTACGATGATCATTTATCTCAAACATTAAACGAAACCAAACTTCATAAAGGGCAACACGAAATTGCGAAACAAATGCGTAATCATTTACAATCAAGTAAATTGATTCGTAAACGCGCTGATCATTTGTATTCTGGGACAAATACTGAAGATGTTTTTAAAGAAAAAGTTCAAGAATATTATTCGATTCGTTGTGTTCCTCAAATTTTAGGACCGGTTTATGATACGATTGAAAATGTTGCTATGGTTTTAGAAAACGAAATCAATTCGGCAAACGATAATCCAATAATTGATGTAAAAACTCAACAAGTTTATCACGGTGGAAATTTCCATGGCGATTATATTTCGTTAGAAATGGATAAATTAAAATTGGTTACTACTAAATTATCTATGTTAGCAGAACGCCAATTAAATTATTTATTAAATGCAAAAATCAATGAACTTTTGCCGCCATTTGTAAATTTAGGAACATTAGGTTTTAATTTCGGAATGCAAGGCGTTCAGTTTACTGCAACATCAACAACTGCCGAAAATCAAACCTTATCAAATTCCATGTATGTGCATAGTATTCCAAACAACAACGACAATCAAGACATTGTAAGTATGGGAACCAATGCTGCTTTAATTTGTAGTAAAGTAATTGAAAATGCGTTTGAAGTTGTTGCTATCGAAATGATTACAATTGTTCAAGCGATTGATGCTTTGAACTTTAAAGATGAAGTTTGTACCGAAACAAAAAATATATATAATGATATTCGTCAAATAGTTCCAACTTTTAAAGAGGATCAGGTAATGTATCCGATTGTTCAAAAAGTGAAAGATTATTTAATGAAAGATGTAATTTAA
- the fabG gene encoding 3-oxoacyl-ACP reductase FabG: protein MKCALVTGGSRGIGKAICLKLASENKYHILVNYQSNEVAALETVKEIEALGGTAEILKFDVANQEEVQTALSNWKEKNPEAIMETIVNNAGITRDGLFMWMQPNDWKSVIDTSLNGFYNVTNFFIQDMLRKKYGRIINMVSVSGVKGTAGQTNYSAAKGALVAVTKALAQEVAKRKITVNAVAPGFIKTDMTADLDEKELIKMIPANRFGEAEEVANLVSFLASDKSSYITGEIININGGIYS from the coding sequence ATGAAATGCGCTTTAGTTACTGGAGGTTCGAGAGGAATTGGAAAAGCTATTTGTTTAAAATTAGCATCAGAAAATAAATATCATATATTAGTTAATTATCAATCTAATGAAGTTGCTGCATTAGAAACAGTTAAAGAAATTGAAGCTTTAGGCGGTACTGCCGAAATTCTAAAATTTGATGTTGCCAATCAAGAGGAAGTTCAAACTGCTTTATCTAATTGGAAAGAAAAAAATCCAGAAGCAATTATGGAAACCATCGTAAATAATGCTGGAATTACTCGCGACGGACTTTTTATGTGGATGCAACCCAACGATTGGAAATCTGTGATTGATACCAGTTTAAACGGTTTTTATAACGTAACTAACTTTTTTATTCAAGATATGTTACGCAAAAAATACGGACGAATAATTAATATGGTTTCTGTTTCTGGGGTAAAAGGAACAGCTGGTCAAACCAATTATTCTGCTGCAAAAGGTGCTTTGGTTGCTGTAACAAAAGCATTAGCTCAAGAAGTTGCTAAAAGAAAAATTACAGTAAATGCTGTTGCTCCTGGTTTTATTAAAACCGATATGACAGCAGATTTAGATGAAAAAGAATTGATTAAGATGATACCAGCTAATCGTTTTGGCGAAGCAGAAGAAGTTGCTAATTTAGTTTCGTTCTTGGCTTCTGATAAATCGAGTTATATTACTGGCGAAATAATTAATATTAACGGAGGAATTTATTCGTAA
- a CDS encoding beta-ketoacyl-[acyl-carrier-protein] synthase family protein: MNNRVVITGMGIYSCIGTSLEEVKESLYNGKSGIIFDEKRIEYGFQSPLTGSVPKPDLKKLLSRRQRITIGEETEYAYLATIEALKNANISEDYFNNHEVGLLYGNDSVSKAIIDATDIVREKKDTALIGSGAIFKSMNSTVTMNLSTIFNIRGINMTISAACASGSHAIGLAHMMIKNGFQDMIICGGAQEINEYAMASFDGLGVFSHEKVDATKASRPFDASRNGLVPSGGGATVILESYESAVKRGAPIIAEILGYGFSSNGGHISTPNVDGPATAMKKALEQAGLEAKDIEYINAHATSTPVGDANEAKAIHEVFGATKPYVSSTKSMTGHECWMAGASEIIYSTLMMQHDFIAPNINFETPDEDSSKLNLVSKTINKEFDIYLSNSFGFGGTNSALIVKKIK, translated from the coding sequence ATGAATAATAGAGTTGTTATTACCGGTATGGGAATTTATTCTTGTATTGGTACTTCTTTAGAAGAAGTAAAAGAATCTTTATACAATGGAAAATCTGGAATTATTTTCGATGAAAAACGAATCGAATATGGATTTCAATCGCCTTTAACAGGAAGCGTTCCTAAGCCAGATTTAAAAAAATTATTAAGTCGTCGTCAGCGAATTACCATTGGCGAAGAAACCGAATATGCTTATTTAGCAACCATCGAAGCATTAAAAAACGCAAACATTTCCGAAGATTATTTTAACAATCACGAAGTAGGTTTGTTATACGGAAATGACAGCGTTTCTAAAGCAATTATCGATGCAACTGATATTGTTCGTGAAAAAAAAGATACAGCTTTAATAGGTTCTGGTGCTATTTTTAAATCGATGAATTCGACCGTAACCATGAATTTATCTACGATTTTTAATATTCGTGGAATAAATATGACCATTAGTGCAGCTTGTGCAAGTGGTTCACATGCAATCGGTTTAGCTCACATGATGATAAAAAATGGTTTTCAAGACATGATTATTTGTGGTGGAGCTCAAGAAATCAACGAATATGCGATGGCAAGTTTTGATGGTTTAGGTGTTTTTTCGCATGAAAAAGTTGATGCAACCAAAGCTTCTCGCCCATTTGATGCTTCAAGAAATGGTTTAGTTCCAAGCGGTGGTGGTGCAACTGTAATTTTAGAAAGTTATGAATCTGCTGTAAAACGTGGAGCTCCAATTATTGCTGAGATTTTAGGTTACGGATTTTCATCTAACGGTGGACATATTTCAACTCCAAACGTTGACGGACCTGCAACAGCAATGAAAAAAGCATTGGAACAAGCAGGTTTAGAAGCTAAAGATATCGAATACATCAACGCACATGCTACTTCAACTCCGGTTGGTGATGCTAACGAAGCCAAAGCAATTCACGAAGTTTTTGGAGCAACGAAACCTTATGTAAGTTCTACAAAATCAATGACAGGTCATGAATGTTGGATGGCTGGTGCAAGCGAAATCATTTATTCAACTTTAATGATGCAGCACGATTTTATAGCTCCAAATATTAATTTTGAGACTCCAGATGAAGATTCTTCAAAGTTAAATTTAGTAAGTAAAACTATAAATAAAGAATTTGATATATATTTGTCCAATTCTTTTGGATTTGGAGGAACAAATTCAGCATTAATCGTAAAAAAAATAAAATAA
- a CDS encoding phosphopantetheine-binding protein, which yields MKIDEIVEKVNEILIEEFEVDPEVISSEKNLKETLDLDSLDYVDLVVIIESNFGVKLVEADFAGMVTFNDFYNIIENKLD from the coding sequence ATGAAAATTGACGAAATAGTAGAAAAGGTAAATGAGATTTTGATAGAAGAATTTGAAGTAGATCCTGAGGTTATTTCATCTGAAAAAAACTTAAAAGAAACATTAGATTTAGATAGTTTAGATTATGTAGATTTAGTAGTTATCATAGAATCAAATTTTGGCGTTAAATTGGTTGAAGCCGATTTTGCCGGAATGGTTACTTTTAATGATTTTTATAATATCATCGAAAACAAATTAGATTAA
- a CDS encoding lipid A biosynthesis acyltransferase — translation MSQWDGKSKGNLLGYKIFVFLIKKLGVKAAYSILIFVAFYYFIAYPKSFRDIFYYFKNRQQFSYFKSILAVYKSYFVFGQILIDKVAISAGMRDKFTYDFDGISVLKQLLSEKKGGILISAHIGNFEIAEKFFADIDFNCEINIVTTDQEHSIIKSYLESIAQKSNMKFIFVKDDMSHIFNINEALSKNELICFTGDRYFEGSKTLNANLLGEEAIFPAGPFVIASRLKVPVAFVYVMKESNLHYHLYTRRSAEFKQRDAQAVLDNYTKSVSEILKKYPYQWFNYFDFWNHFKEN, via the coding sequence ATGAGCCAATGGGACGGTAAGTCTAAAGGAAATCTATTAGGCTACAAAATTTTTGTTTTTTTAATTAAAAAGTTAGGAGTTAAAGCAGCATATAGTATATTAATATTTGTTGCTTTTTACTATTTTATCGCCTATCCAAAAAGTTTTAGAGATATTTTTTATTACTTCAAAAACAGACAACAATTCTCGTATTTCAAATCTATTTTAGCTGTTTATAAAAGTTATTTTGTTTTTGGACAAATTCTAATAGATAAAGTTGCTATTTCTGCAGGTATGCGAGATAAATTCACGTATGATTTTGATGGAATTTCGGTTTTAAAACAACTTTTATCTGAGAAAAAAGGCGGAATTTTAATCAGTGCTCACATTGGTAATTTTGAAATTGCTGAAAAATTTTTCGCAGATATCGATTTCAATTGCGAAATCAATATTGTCACAACAGATCAAGAACATTCGATAATTAAAAGTTATTTAGAAAGTATTGCTCAAAAATCAAATATGAAATTTATCTTTGTTAAAGATGATATGTCGCATATTTTTAATATTAACGAAGCTTTATCTAAAAACGAATTGATTTGTTTTACTGGTGACCGTTATTTTGAAGGTTCTAAAACGTTAAATGCTAATTTATTAGGTGAAGAAGCAATTTTTCCTGCTGGACCATTTGTAATTGCTTCGCGTTTAAAAGTTCCGGTTGCATTTGTTTATGTGATGAAAGAATCGAATTTGCATTATCATTTATATACACGTAGATCTGCCGAATTCAAGCAAAGAGATGCTCAGGCAGTTTTAGATAATTATACAAAAAGTGTTTCTGAAATCTTAAAAAAATATCCCTATCAATGGTTTAATTATTTTGATTTTTGGAATCATTTTAAAGAAAATTAG
- a CDS encoding dialkylrecorsinol condensing enzyme DarA: MKNVLVIYYSQSGQLKEIADQISQPFIKDENVRVDYYQIQMQNEFPFPWDKDSFFGAFPDSFQQVPHQILLPSESILNTNYDLILFHYQVWYLTPSIPINSFLKSDYAKKILQNKSVVTISGSRNMWALAQDKMKILLHDNNAKLVGNIALVDRNINLISVVTVVDWMFSGIKKKAYGIFPLPGVSEAEIKESSKFGTIIYNHFLNENYTGLQTELVANGAVEFRHFLISMDKKANKMFKIWAKIISSNPNKKKILTKLFNYYLFVAIWVLSPIVHLIETILYPVLYFKIRKQKKYYQGI, translated from the coding sequence ATGAAAAATGTATTGGTAATTTATTATTCGCAATCTGGTCAATTGAAAGAAATTGCAGATCAAATTTCTCAACCTTTTATTAAGGATGAGAATGTTCGAGTTGATTATTATCAAATACAAATGCAAAATGAATTTCCTTTTCCTTGGGATAAAGATTCGTTTTTTGGAGCTTTTCCGGATTCATTTCAACAAGTTCCACATCAAATTTTGCTACCATCTGAAAGTATTTTAAATACAAATTATGATTTGATTTTATTTCATTATCAAGTTTGGTATTTAACACCTTCCATTCCAATTAATTCATTTTTAAAAAGTGATTACGCTAAAAAAATATTACAGAATAAATCTGTAGTTACCATCAGCGGAAGCCGAAATATGTGGGCTTTAGCTCAAGATAAAATGAAAATTTTATTGCATGATAATAATGCAAAATTAGTTGGAAACATTGCTTTAGTAGACCGAAATATTAATCTTATAAGCGTTGTAACCGTTGTAGATTGGATGTTTAGTGGTATAAAAAAGAAAGCTTACGGTATTTTTCCTTTACCCGGAGTTTCTGAAGCTGAAATTAAAGAATCAAGTAAATTCGGAACAATTATTTATAATCATTTTTTGAATGAAAATTATACAGGTTTACAAACCGAGTTAGTTGCTAACGGAGCCGTTGAATTCAGACATTTTTTAATTTCAATGGATAAGAAAGCAAATAAGATGTTTAAAATTTGGGCTAAAATAATTTCGTCAAATCCAAATAAGAAAAAAATTCTCACTAAATTGTTTAACTATTATTTATTCGTTGCAATTTGGGTTTTATCTCCAATTGTACATTTAATAGAAACCATTTTATATCCTGTTTTATATTTTAAAATAAGGAAACAAAAAAAATATTATCAAGGTATTTAA
- a CDS encoding beta-ketoacyl-ACP synthase III produces the protein MLKEVYITRASKFLPNQSVSNDEMESILGKINQTPSKARRIVLRNNGIQSRYYALDNQGKVTHSNAELTFLAISDLLDTDFSAQDIEVLSCGTSTPDHLLPSHAAMVHGLLKNKSVELNSSSGVCNSGMNALKFGYLSVLSGNSNNAVCTGSERVSTWMLADRFEKEIENLNELEEQPIIAFKKDFLRWMLSDGAAAFLLQNKPNSEALSLKIEWMDAYSYAHEIEACMYAGGDKLEDGSIKPWSDYKTEEWLSQSVFSIKQDVKLLDKYILTKGVESMKAALDKHQVTANEIDYFLPHISSNFFKNGLQEQLAEAGIVLEDEKWFMNLFKVGNVGSASIYLMLEELFNSGKLQKGQKILLSVPESGRFSYSYAYLTVC, from the coding sequence ATGTTAAAAGAAGTTTATATAACAAGAGCATCGAAATTTTTACCAAATCAATCTGTATCTAATGATGAAATGGAATCGATTCTTGGAAAAATTAATCAAACACCATCAAAAGCAAGACGAATTGTTCTGAGAAATAACGGAATTCAGTCGCGTTATTATGCATTGGATAATCAAGGAAAAGTTACACATTCTAATGCTGAATTGACTTTTTTAGCAATTTCAGATTTACTTGATACAGATTTTTCTGCTCAAGATATCGAAGTTCTTTCTTGTGGAACTTCAACACCTGACCATTTATTGCCATCACATGCAGCTATGGTTCATGGTTTATTAAAAAATAAATCGGTCGAGTTAAATTCTTCGTCAGGAGTTTGTAATTCGGGAATGAATGCGCTAAAATTTGGTTATTTATCTGTGCTTTCAGGAAATTCAAATAATGCTGTTTGTACAGGTTCAGAACGTGTTTCTACTTGGATGCTAGCTGATAGATTTGAAAAAGAAATAGAAAATTTAAACGAGTTAGAAGAACAACCAATTATAGCGTTTAAAAAGGATTTTTTACGTTGGATGTTATCTGATGGAGCTGCAGCTTTTTTACTTCAAAATAAACCAAATTCTGAAGCTTTATCACTAAAAATCGAATGGATGGATGCCTATTCATATGCTCACGAAATCGAAGCTTGTATGTACGCTGGTGGCGATAAATTAGAAGATGGTTCAATAAAACCTTGGAGTGATTATAAAACCGAAGAATGGTTGTCGCAATCTGTTTTTTCTATTAAGCAAGATGTAAAATTATTAGATAAATATATTTTAACTAAAGGTGTTGAAAGCATGAAAGCTGCTTTAGATAAACATCAAGTTACAGCTAATGAAATCGATTATTTTTTACCGCATATTTCTTCAAATTTCTTTAAAAACGGACTTCAAGAGCAACTTGCAGAAGCCGGAATTGTACTTGAAGACGAAAAATGGTTTATGAATTTGTTTAAAGTCGGAAATGTTGGTTCTGCTTCAATTTATTTGATGTTAGAAGAATTATTTAATTCAGGCAAACTTCAAAAAGGACAAAAAATATTATTGTCTGTTCCTGAAAGTGGACGTTTTTCTTATAGTTATGCTTATTTAACGGTTTGTTAA
- a CDS encoding ABC transporter permease — MSDYKSNNITDISSYLPHQKPMLMVDFIDEISENEVITKFTISSDNIFVVDGFFQECGLIENAAQTCSSIVGQNYFFDENLNKNQEVKVIGFISAIKKIEIFQLPQINTQIITKAQLESRFEGDDYSICSMFIEIKNNENVLLKGTMNLFLQKM; from the coding sequence ATGTCTGATTATAAATCGAATAATATTACAGATATTTCTAGTTATCTGCCACATCAAAAACCTATGTTAATGGTAGATTTTATTGATGAAATTAGTGAAAATGAAGTGATTACTAAATTTACTATTTCATCAGATAATATATTTGTGGTTGACGGTTTTTTTCAAGAATGTGGATTGATTGAAAACGCAGCACAAACTTGCTCTTCTATTGTTGGACAAAATTATTTTTTCGACGAAAATTTAAATAAAAATCAAGAAGTAAAGGTTATTGGATTTATAAGCGCAATAAAAAAAATCGAAATATTTCAATTACCTCAAATCAATACACAAATTATTACAAAAGCTCAATTAGAATCTCGTTTTGAAGGCGATGATTATTCAATTTGTAGTATGTTTATTGAAATAAAAAATAACGAAAACGTGCTTTTAAAAGGTACGATGAATTTATTTTTACAAAAAATGTGA
- a CDS encoding BtrH N-terminal domain-containing protein yields MRATFTHHQTAHCENGVASNLLRNQGLELNEPMVFGIGSGLFFVYLPFLKINHAPAVSYRPLPGQIFNRLANRLGIKIKRIKFSNKKKAQEVLEENLRNNIPTGLQVGVYHLNYFPDEYRFHFNAHNLVVFGKENGNFLISDPVMETTTLLTEEELERVRFAKGALAPKGQLYYPIYIPQNIDLAPAIKKAIKKTCNDMLAPVPIVGVRGIRMVGRAILKWPKKHGVKKANHYLGQIVRMQEEIGTGGGGFRFIYAAFLQQAAEILNNKQLEELSLEMMKIGDLWRDFAVNASRVYKKRSNQDNVYEALSAELIHIADLEEAFFKKLKKAI; encoded by the coding sequence ATGCGCGCAACATTTACACATCATCAAACAGCACATTGCGAAAACGGCGTAGCTTCTAACTTGTTACGCAACCAAGGTTTAGAATTAAACGAACCAATGGTTTTTGGAATTGGCTCTGGATTGTTTTTTGTTTATTTACCTTTTTTAAAAATTAATCACGCTCCGGCGGTTTCATATCGTCCGTTACCCGGACAAATTTTCAATCGATTAGCTAATCGATTAGGAATCAAAATCAAAAGAATTAAATTTTCGAATAAGAAAAAAGCTCAAGAAGTTTTAGAAGAAAATTTACGCAATAACATTCCAACTGGTTTGCAAGTCGGTGTTTATCATTTAAACTATTTTCCTGACGAATATCGTTTCCATTTCAACGCACACAATTTAGTTGTTTTCGGAAAAGAAAACGGCAATTTCTTGATTAGCGATCCGGTTATGGAAACAACAACGTTATTAACAGAAGAAGAGTTAGAACGTGTTCGTTTTGCAAAAGGAGCTTTAGCACCCAAAGGACAACTTTATTATCCGATTTACATTCCACAAAATATAGATTTAGCTCCGGCAATTAAAAAAGCTATTAAGAAAACGTGTAACGATATGCTTGCTCCCGTTCCGATTGTTGGTGTTCGTGGAATTCGAATGGTTGGACGTGCCATCTTAAAATGGCCTAAAAAACACGGCGTAAAGAAAGCAAATCATTATTTGGGACAAATTGTTCGTATGCAAGAAGAAATTGGTACAGGTGGTGGTGGATTCCGTTTTATCTATGCCGCATTTTTGCAACAAGCTGCCGAAATCTTAAATAACAAGCAATTAGAAGAATTATCTTTAGAGATGATGAAAATTGGAGATTTATGGCGCGATTTTGCTGTAAATGCTTCTCGTGTTTATAAGAAAAGAAGTAATCAAGATAATGTTTACGAAGCCTTATCTGCCGAATTAATTCACATTGCCGATTTGGAAGAAGCTTTCTTTAAAAAACTTAAAAAAGCCATCTAA
- a CDS encoding ABC transporter ATP-binding protein encodes MKPIIQIDNLYKKYKNTDFFSVQDLSLQIDQGEIYGLLGPNGAGKTTLISMLCGLIMPTTGTFLIDGLSFDKNSQQIKKFIGVVPQEYALYPTLTAFENLVYFGSMYGLKGTELKSKINTLLERLGLLSFAHKRIETFSGGMKRRINLIAGLLHQPKILFLDEPTVGVDVQSRNVIIEFLKELNASGTTIIYTSHHLVEAADLCSQIAIIDQGKIFISGTPTDLVNQTAGAKDLEDVFLALTGNQLRDVV; translated from the coding sequence ATGAAACCTATTATTCAAATAGATAATTTATATAAAAAATATAAGAATACCGATTTTTTCTCGGTACAGGATTTGTCTTTACAAATCGACCAAGGAGAAATTTACGGATTATTAGGTCCAAACGGAGCCGGAAAAACCACTTTGATTTCCATGCTTTGTGGCTTGATAATGCCAACAACCGGTACTTTTCTTATCGACGGATTATCTTTTGATAAAAACAGCCAACAAATCAAAAAATTTATTGGAGTTGTGCCTCAAGAATATGCACTTTATCCAACATTAACAGCTTTTGAAAATTTAGTTTACTTCGGAAGCATGTACGGATTAAAAGGCACAGAATTAAAATCTAAAATCAATACGTTACTTGAACGTTTGGGATTGTTGTCATTTGCTCATAAACGAATTGAAACTTTTTCGGGTGGAATGAAGCGTAGAATCAATCTGATTGCGGGTTTATTGCATCAACCTAAAATTCTTTTTCTAGACGAACCAACCGTTGGTGTTGACGTTCAATCTAGAAATGTGATTATTGAATTCCTGAAAGAATTAAACGCTTCTGGAACTACGATTATTTACACCTCGCATCATTTGGTTGAAGCTGCCGATTTATGTTCGCAAATCGCAATTATTGACCAAGGAAAAATCTTTATTTCCGGAACGCCTACCGATTTGGTTAATCAAACAGCAGGAGCAAAAGATTTAGAAGATGTTTTTTTAGCATTAACCGGAAATCAATTACGAGATGTGGTATAA